Part of the Penicillium digitatum chromosome 4, complete sequence genome is shown below.
GCGTCCAATCTCCAGAGCTGTGCTTCGGCCGTATGTTTGCCCAACTTGCCGCCATGGCACTAGTGCCGGTCGGCGGCGATTTGGGTCTAAATCGGATTCCCCTGAACTTTACGATGTGGTTTGTGTTGGAGGCGGGCCCGCGGGCCTAGGGTTATTGGCCGCACTCCGTGTGTACAACACAATGCAAAGAAGCAAAGCAAATGCTAATACGATTCTACTGCAGGAGCATCGCCGATTACTTCAAAGCTCAAAGTTGCCCTCATCGAGAGCCAAGATCTCCGCAAAGCCAAAGCCTGGGACCTCGAACCGAACCAGTTCTCCAACAGGGTCAGCAGCTTGACCCCCTCGACCGTGTCATTCCTGCGTAGCATTGGTGCCTACGATCATCTCGATGTCAATCGCGTGCAAGAGTACCAGGACATGCAGGTCTGGGACGGCCAAACCGGGTCTCGAATATCATTCGACTGGTCAATGGAGACATCACCATTCGAAGACATGCGCACTGTAGCAACCATGACCGAGAACGCAAACCTAGTGCGCGCTCTACTACGCCGAATCGCCGACTCAGGCGACGAGaatctctccctcttctcaaAGTCCACAGTCGCCTCCATTGAAAATGGCTCAGACCTCAAACCCGAAGGTCCCGACCTCTCAGCCTGGCCAGTCCTCACAGTCAAGCCCACAGGCCCAGCCGCAGAAACAGAGACACCCAAGCGCATCGCCGCCCGTCTCCTCGTCGGTGCAGACGGCATCAACAGCCCCGTCCGCTCCTTCGCAGACATCCCCACCCAAGGTTGGGACTACGGCCGTCACGGCATCGTCGCAAGCCTCGCTCTCGCAGAGCCAGCAACCCAACCCTTCCCGGTCTCAAAGCGCACAGCTTACCAGCGCTTCCTCCCCGCTCTCGGCGGCCCTATCGCCCTTCTCCCTCTGCCAAACAACCACGCAACCCTTGTCTGGTCAACGACCCCCGAGAACGCCGCTTACCTAAAGTCCCTTCCCACCCCAGCTTTCCTCGCAATGGTCAACGCCGCCTTCCGTCTCGACATGACAGACCTTACCTACATGATGGGGATGcaatcctcttcttcctccgaTTCAACCCCATCCCACCAAGACGAACTCACCTGGCGCGCCCAGCACACCCCCCTCCCATCCCAAATCCCTCCCCCGGCAACAGGCGTGCAGACAGGCACAGTCGCTTCCTTCCCTCTGCGCTTCAGACACGCGGCGCAATACATTTCGCCACGCATTGCGCTTGTCGGTGACGCCGCGCATGTTATTCACCCCCTCGCTGGACAGGGCCTTAATCTCGGCCTGGCGGATGTTGCTTCGCTCTCGAAGACTATTCAGTATGCTGTGTCGCATGGCATGGATGTAGGCGACTTGCTTACTCTTGAGCGATACTCGTCTGAGCGGTACTTGCCCAATGCGAAAATTGGGGGTGCTTGCGATCTCTTGCATAAACTGTATAATGTTCCTGGTGAAGGGCCTGTTGCTTGGGCGCGTAGTCTTGGACTTGGTGTCGTTGATCGGTTGCCTTTTGTCAAGTCGTTCTTGATGAAGAATGCCGAGGGATATTAGGACAAAACTGTTGCGGTTGTGTATACGtatggcttttttttggttccgTGAGTTGTTATTCAAGTCGCTTTTACGTGAAAGCCTTATTTCTACCAAGTGGTTAATAGTACTTTTTGTCTTTCGATGACGTCTTGAGAGAGTTGTAATATGCAAGCTTTAAAGGGCTATAACAATGGATCCCTCATCGGGCTAGTGTATTAGACTTACTCCCGCAGATCGGAGAAACGGATATGTTAGGAAATTGAGAAAATCTTAAATGTGAGAATGCACTACCGAAAGGTAGAGTATCGCATCTGATGGCTTAGATTCAATTTTAATTCACAATAGTACCCTACCAGAAATTTTAACAGAAAAGATCTAGGAATGATTTAAGTcgtaaccgtgccaagcgcccaatACACCTTCCGGGTTTTGGTACGCCCCACTATACACACGTCACCAGGGGCCAAGCAATGTATCCATAGATAGGGCGAACGAAATAGAGCATGCGGAACAGAGGAAGTGCAATGAACTGGGTATTTTGGTACTATAAGACATCAACCCGAATCTCTGCATGTACTAAATTTTGTTCTTTTCTCTCAGGAACAACCTCCCAGTCCTTTTCATAGACTGTCGAAACCCAAGCCCGACAATGCAAGAGATCTATATAATTTTAGGGAAACATCGAGACCCTCTGAAAAAACACGCTCTAAAAGgaacacaaaaagaaaactgcAGACTCAAAAGGGTTGGAATGGCTTAAACACTTGTGCCCTGCAGCTGCTGTGCCAGAGATGAGACAGCACCGTGCTGCTTCTTAGCAAGGCGGGTTTGCAGCTCGGGAACCAGGGCGGCAATCTCAACCTCGACACCCTCCTTCTCGGGGTGTCCGTCGGGCAGACCCATCTCCTTGATGCGGCACTTGCCAGCGGCGAGCTCTTCCTCGCCGAGGATGATGCCGAAGGGAATGGCGCCTTGTTCGGCAGCCTTGAATTGCTGGGGCAGCTTGGGCTTCAGCTTGTAGGAAAACTCCGCCTGAAGACATGCATGTTAGTATTTCTTCCAGAAGACCAGTAATCGAGAGAGATGGAAGGCTTACCTTGATACCAGCACTCCACAGCTTCTGGCAGATTTCCATGCGCTCCTTCAACATTCCACTGAAGCCCTTGCCACCGAAGGCCATGACATAGGCATCGACCTCGCTGCTGCGAAGAGCATCGGACTTTTGCTCGCGCTCGATGCGTGCCTTGGTAATGGAGAAGATACGGTCGACACCGAATGAAATTCCGACACAGGGGATCTGCGCCTTGGGCTGGAACATGCCAACCAGGTTATCGTAGCGGCCACCAGCAGCAACACTGCCAACGCCGAGGGTGGGGTCGTTGGATCGGTCTTCGTCCTCGGAGGGCTGCTTGGACTTGCTCTTCTTACTGGACTTCTCGGCCTTCTGTGCCTCTGGGGCGTCGGCCTGAACACCAGCTGAACCCTCGGTGACAACCTCGTAGATGACACCGGTGTAGTAATCCAGACCACGGGCCAGGGACATGTCGAATGAGATCTTGTCCAGCACGCCGAATGCCTCTAGGTAGTCCATCATCATAGCCATTTCCTCGAGACCGGCCTTGGCGGAGGCATTGGCGTTGAGGGTCTCATCCGTCAGGAGAGAGTCAAGCAACTCACGCGAGCCCTTGTTCATAACGTACTTCTCAATACGATCCGCAACTTCGGGGTCAAGACCCTTCTCGTCGACCATTTCCTTGCGCACATCCGCCCACGGCATCTTGTCCAACTTGTCGACAGCACTGGAGATAGGTCGCAGCTTGTCCTCGGGCACACCACAGACAGCAAAGACACCGTCCAGGATCTTCCGGTGGTTAAGCTTGATGGTGTAGCGGCCACCCCAGCCCAATTCCTCGAAGACCTCGCTTACGATTCGCAGAATCTCGGCATCGGGAACCATAGCGTCGAAGGCACCGGCGATATCGAAGTCGCACTGGTAGAACTCACGCATGCGGCCCTTATTAATGGCAGGTTGGTCACGGCGGTAGACCTTGGCGATGTGGTAGCGCTTGATGCTGCGGACATCGGTGTTCATGGCGAGCCAGCGCGCGAACGGCACTGTCAAGTCGTAGCGCAGCGAGCAGATCTCGCCACCCTGGTCCTTCAGGTCGTAGATGAGCTTGGAGTCCTCGCCATATTTGCCCGCCAGGATCTCACGCAGCTCGAACACGGGGGTGTCTAGTGCGGTACCGCCGTGGCGCTTGAAGACATTGGAGATGGTGGTGAAAATGCGGTCtcggaggagggcatcggAGCCGGACCAATCCTTGGTACCCTT
Proteins encoded:
- a CDS encoding Histidyl-tRNA synthetase, mitochondrial, translated to MAKDKGPTFNLKTPKGTKDWSGSDALLRDRIFTTISNVFKRHGGTALDTPVFELREILAGKYGEDSKLIYDLKDQGGEICSLRYDLTVPFARWLAMNTDVRSIKRYHIAKVYRRDQPAINKGRMREFYQCDFDIAGAFDAMVPDAEILRIVSEVFEELGWGGRYTIKLNHRKILDGVFAVCGVPEDKLRPISSAVDKLDKMPWADVRKEMVDEKGLDPEVADRIEKYVMNKGSRELLDSLLTDETLNANASAKAGLEEMAMMMDYLEAFGVLDKISFDMSLARGLDYYTGVIYEVVTEGSAGVQADAPEAQKAEKSSKKSKSKQPSEDEDRSNDPTLGVGSVAAGGRYDNLVGMFQPKAQIPCVGISFGVDRIFSITKARIEREQKSDALRSSEVDAYVMAFGGKGFSGMLKERMEICQKLWSAGIKAEFSYKLKPKLPQQFKAAEQGAIPFGIILGEEELAAGKCRIKEMGLPDGHPEKEGVEVEIAALVPELQTRLAKKQHGAVSSLAQQLQGTSV
- a CDS encoding Monooxygenase, FAD-binding, encoding MRPISRAVLRPYVCPTCRHGTSAGRRRFGSKSDSPELYDVVCVGGGPAGLGLLAALRASPITSKLKVALIESQDLRKAKAWDLEPNQFSNRVSSLTPSTVSFLRSIGAYDHLDVNRVQEYQDMQVWDGQTGSRISFDWSMETSPFEDMRTVATMTENANLVRALLRRIADSGDENLSLFSKSTVASIENGSDLKPEGPDLSAWPVLTVKPTGPAAETETPKRIAARLLVGADGINSPVRSFADIPTQGWDYGRHGIVASLALAEPATQPFPVSKRTAYQRFLPALGGPIALLPLPNNHATLVWSTTPENAAYLKSLPTPAFLAMVNAAFRLDMTDLTYMMGMQSSSSSDSTPSHQDELTWRAQHTPLPSQIPPPATGVQTGTVASFPLRFRHAAQYISPRIALVGDAAHVIHPLAGQGLNLGLADVASLSKTIQYAVSHGMDVGDLLTLERYSSERYLPNAKIGGACDLLHKLYNVPGEGPVAWARSLGLGVVDRLPFVKSFLMKNAEGY